A region from the Arachis ipaensis cultivar K30076 chromosome B01, Araip1.1, whole genome shotgun sequence genome encodes:
- the LOC107644822 gene encoding laccase-3 isoform X2 has translation MKTFHFPSKICCSLFLLVLFALIASLASAAQTHYHNFVFPGPTVEARNGDSLVIKVVNAAKYNISIHWHGLRMVRNPWADGPSYVTQCPIKPGGSYTYRFTIVNQEGTLWWHAHTGFLRATVYGALIIHPKMGSPYPFPTPRREFPILLGEWFDRDPMLLLRQAQFTGAAPNVSVAYTINGQPGDLYRCSSQETARILVDAGETILLRIINSALNQELFFGIANHMMTVVGTDAAYTKPFPTRVLTIGPGQTINVLVTTNQPPGRYYMAARAYQTAQNAAFDNTTTTAILEYRSASRSNKNRPILPVLPAFNDTATATAFTTGLRGLSRIQVFTKVDVSLYFIVGLGLINCTNPNSPRCQGPNGTRFTASMNNVSFILPRTTSLMQAYYQRIPGVFTTDFPPVPPVQFNYTGSVPRGLWTPSQGTKLYKLKYGSRVQIVLQDTSIVTTEEHPMHIHGFHFFVVGSGFGNFNPATDPANFNLVDPPVRNTIGTPPGGWVAIRFLADNPGIWFVHCHIDSHLNWGLATAFLVENGVGPSQSVIPPPTDLPPC, from the exons ATGAAGACTTTCCACTTCCCTAGTAAGATATGTTGCTCCTTGTTCTTACTTGTCCTTTTTGCTCTAATCGCCTCACTAGCTTCGGCAGCACAAACTCATTACCATAATTTTGTT TTTCCAGGGCCAACCGTGGAGGCCAGAAACGGAGATTCTCTTGTCATCAAAGTAGTAAATGCAGCAAAGTACAACATCTCTATCCACTG GCATGGATTAAGGATGGTGCGAAATCCATGGGCAGATGGACCTAGCTATGTGACTCAGTGTCCCATAAAGCCAGGGGGAAGTTACACATACCGGTTTACGATCGTAAACCAAGAAGGGACACTATGGTGGCATGCACACACTGGCTTCCTAAGAGCCACTGTCTATGGAGCTCTGATCATCCATCCCAAAATGGGCTCGCCTTATCCCTTCCCTACGCCTCGGCGAGAATTTCCCATCCTTCTTG GGGAATGGTTTGACAGGGATCCGATGCTTCTCTTAAGGCAGGCACAATTTACAGGAGCAGCACCAAATGTATCAGTAGCATATACCATTAACGGGCAACCTGGTGACCTCTACAGATGCTCGAGTCAAG AAACTGCACGCATTCTGGTAGATGCCGGGGAGACAATTCTCTTGAGGATCATCAACAGTGCACTCAATCAAGAACTCTTCTTTGGGATTGCCAACCACATGATGACAGTTGTTGGTACAGATGCTGCTTACACCAAGCCTTTCCCCACAAGAGTCCTAACAATAGGACCTGGTCAGACGATCAATGTCCTAGTCACTACCAACCAACCACCAGGTCGATATTACATGGCAGCACGTGCCTATCAAACAGCCCAAAATGCTGCCTTTGACAACACCACTACCACAGCAATACTTGAATACAGATCTGCTAGCCGCAGTAACAAGAACAGACCAATATTGCCGGTTCTTCCAGCCTTCAATGATACAGCCACTGCCACCGCATTCACTACTGGGCTCAGGGGTCTTTCTAGGATTCAAGTCTTTACAAAGGTTGATGTGAGTCTATACTTCATAGTGGGTTTGGGGTTGATCAACTGCACAAACCCTAATAGTCCTAGGTGTCAAGGACCTAATGGCACTCGCTTCACAGCAAGCATGAACAATGTTTCTTTTATACTCCCAAGGACCACCTCCCTAATGCAAGCTTACTATCAAAGAATACCTGGTGTCTTCACCACTGATTTCCCTCCGGTTCCACCTGTACAATTTAATTATACTGGCAGTGTGCCGCGGGGACTATGGACACCTTCCCAAGGAACAAAGCTCTACAAGTTGAAGTATGGTTCTAGGGTGCAAATTGTTTTGCAGGACACAAGTATAGTAACTACCGAAGAACACCCCATGCACATTCATGGATTCCACTTCTTTGTAGTTGGTTCAGGTTTTGGCAACTTCAATCCAGCAACGGATCCAGCCAATTTTAACCTTGTTGATCCACCAGTGAGAAACACCATTGGAACACCTCCTGGAGGATGGGTAGCCATTCGATTTCTGGCTGATAATCCAG GAATTTGGTTTGTCCACTGTCACATAGATTCACATCTAAATTGGGGTTTGGCAACAGCATTTCTAGTGGAGAATGGAGTTGGACCATCACAGTCAGTAATACCTCCACCGACAGATCTGCCCCCATGTTAA
- the LOC107644822 gene encoding laccase-3 isoform X1 encodes MKTFHFPSKICCSLFLLVLFALIASLASAAQTHYHNFVIQPKPVKRLCKVQNILTVNGQFPGPTVEARNGDSLVIKVVNAAKYNISIHWHGLRMVRNPWADGPSYVTQCPIKPGGSYTYRFTIVNQEGTLWWHAHTGFLRATVYGALIIHPKMGSPYPFPTPRREFPILLGEWFDRDPMLLLRQAQFTGAAPNVSVAYTINGQPGDLYRCSSQETARILVDAGETILLRIINSALNQELFFGIANHMMTVVGTDAAYTKPFPTRVLTIGPGQTINVLVTTNQPPGRYYMAARAYQTAQNAAFDNTTTTAILEYRSASRSNKNRPILPVLPAFNDTATATAFTTGLRGLSRIQVFTKVDVSLYFIVGLGLINCTNPNSPRCQGPNGTRFTASMNNVSFILPRTTSLMQAYYQRIPGVFTTDFPPVPPVQFNYTGSVPRGLWTPSQGTKLYKLKYGSRVQIVLQDTSIVTTEEHPMHIHGFHFFVVGSGFGNFNPATDPANFNLVDPPVRNTIGTPPGGWVAIRFLADNPGIWFVHCHIDSHLNWGLATAFLVENGVGPSQSVIPPPTDLPPC; translated from the exons ATGAAGACTTTCCACTTCCCTAGTAAGATATGTTGCTCCTTGTTCTTACTTGTCCTTTTTGCTCTAATCGCCTCACTAGCTTCGGCAGCACAAACTCATTACCATAATTTTGTT ATTCAACCTAAGCCAGTGAAGAGGCTGTGCAAAGTTCAAAACATACTCACTGTCAATGGTCAGTTTCCAGGGCCAACCGTGGAGGCCAGAAACGGAGATTCTCTTGTCATCAAAGTAGTAAATGCAGCAAAGTACAACATCTCTATCCACTG GCATGGATTAAGGATGGTGCGAAATCCATGGGCAGATGGACCTAGCTATGTGACTCAGTGTCCCATAAAGCCAGGGGGAAGTTACACATACCGGTTTACGATCGTAAACCAAGAAGGGACACTATGGTGGCATGCACACACTGGCTTCCTAAGAGCCACTGTCTATGGAGCTCTGATCATCCATCCCAAAATGGGCTCGCCTTATCCCTTCCCTACGCCTCGGCGAGAATTTCCCATCCTTCTTG GGGAATGGTTTGACAGGGATCCGATGCTTCTCTTAAGGCAGGCACAATTTACAGGAGCAGCACCAAATGTATCAGTAGCATATACCATTAACGGGCAACCTGGTGACCTCTACAGATGCTCGAGTCAAG AAACTGCACGCATTCTGGTAGATGCCGGGGAGACAATTCTCTTGAGGATCATCAACAGTGCACTCAATCAAGAACTCTTCTTTGGGATTGCCAACCACATGATGACAGTTGTTGGTACAGATGCTGCTTACACCAAGCCTTTCCCCACAAGAGTCCTAACAATAGGACCTGGTCAGACGATCAATGTCCTAGTCACTACCAACCAACCACCAGGTCGATATTACATGGCAGCACGTGCCTATCAAACAGCCCAAAATGCTGCCTTTGACAACACCACTACCACAGCAATACTTGAATACAGATCTGCTAGCCGCAGTAACAAGAACAGACCAATATTGCCGGTTCTTCCAGCCTTCAATGATACAGCCACTGCCACCGCATTCACTACTGGGCTCAGGGGTCTTTCTAGGATTCAAGTCTTTACAAAGGTTGATGTGAGTCTATACTTCATAGTGGGTTTGGGGTTGATCAACTGCACAAACCCTAATAGTCCTAGGTGTCAAGGACCTAATGGCACTCGCTTCACAGCAAGCATGAACAATGTTTCTTTTATACTCCCAAGGACCACCTCCCTAATGCAAGCTTACTATCAAAGAATACCTGGTGTCTTCACCACTGATTTCCCTCCGGTTCCACCTGTACAATTTAATTATACTGGCAGTGTGCCGCGGGGACTATGGACACCTTCCCAAGGAACAAAGCTCTACAAGTTGAAGTATGGTTCTAGGGTGCAAATTGTTTTGCAGGACACAAGTATAGTAACTACCGAAGAACACCCCATGCACATTCATGGATTCCACTTCTTTGTAGTTGGTTCAGGTTTTGGCAACTTCAATCCAGCAACGGATCCAGCCAATTTTAACCTTGTTGATCCACCAGTGAGAAACACCATTGGAACACCTCCTGGAGGATGGGTAGCCATTCGATTTCTGGCTGATAATCCAG GAATTTGGTTTGTCCACTGTCACATAGATTCACATCTAAATTGGGGTTTGGCAACAGCATTTCTAGTGGAGAATGGAGTTGGACCATCACAGTCAGTAATACCTCCACCGACAGATCTGCCCCCATGTTAA
- the LOC107644908 gene encoding SWR1 complex subunit 6: MEDDGVRRMSSRTRKVASKMVAALASTDNRTQAAIARLDALENDNAGFEVADANNDDDEASLDDEEGYMQKKQSKGTKRKTRQAKALEARKAPRTFLELIHEANLESLPPHVPSYLRAAVGPPSSTSRRHFCTVCGFSASYTCVRCGMRFCSYRCQNVHNDTRCLKFVA; the protein is encoded by the exons atggaggatgatggagttcGGCGCATGTCCAGCAGAACACGAAAGGTTGCTTCGAAAATGGTTGCGGCTCTTGCCAGCACTGATAACCGAACCCAG GCAGCTATTGCACGACTTGATGCTTTGGAGAATGACAATGCAGGATTTGAGGTGGCAGAtgctaataatgatgatgatgaggcctCTCTAGACGATGAAGAAG GGTATATGCAAAAAAAGCAATCTAAGGGCACCAAAAGGAAAACTCGGCAAGCAAAAGCACTTGAGGCTAGGAAGGCTCCAAGAACATTCCTTGAGCTTATACACGAG GCAAACTTAGAATCATTGCCTCCACATGTTCCTTCTTATTTGAGAGCAGCAGTTGGACCTCCAAGTTCAACCTCCCGTCGCCACTTCTGTACTGTTTGTGGTTTCTCAGCTAGTTACACATGCGTGAGATGTGGTATGCGCTTCTGTTCTTATAGATGTCAAAATGTGCACAATGATACTCGTTGTTTGAAGTTTGTAGCTTGA